One Rhinopithecus roxellana isolate Shanxi Qingling chromosome 7, ASM756505v1, whole genome shotgun sequence DNA segment encodes these proteins:
- the TCEAL8 gene encoding transcription elongation factor A protein-like 8 codes for MQKSCEENEGKPQNMPKAEEDRPLEDVPQEAEGNPQPSEEGISQEAEGNPRGEPNQPGQGFKEDTPVRHLNPEEMIRGVDELERLREEIRRVRNKFVMMHWKQRHSRSRPYPVCFRP; via the coding sequence ATGCAAAAGTCTTGTGAAGAAAATGAGGGAAAACCACAGAACATGCCAAAGGCCGAGGAAGATCGCCCTTTGGAGGATGTACCACAGGAGGCAGAAGGAAATCCTCAACCTTCTGAAGAAGGTAtaagccaggaggcagaaggaaacCCCAGAGGAGAGCCGAATCAGCCTGGCCAGGGATTTAAAGAGGACACACCCGTTAGGCATTTGAACCCTGAAGAAATGATAAGAGGAGTAGATGAGCTTGAAAGGCTTAGGGAAGAGATAAGAAGAGTAAGAAACAAGTTTGTGATGATGCATTGGAAGCAAAGACATTCACGCAGCCGTCCTTATCCTGTGTGCTTTAGGCCTTGA